In a genomic window of Pelotomaculum thermopropionicum SI:
- a CDS encoding hypothetical protein (containing partial MoaB (COG0521), molybdopterin biosynthesis enzyme) produces MHKKIPVEKAVGMVLCHDITQIVPGKFKGRAFKKGHIVRREDIPKLLQLGKENLYVLEKNEGCLHEDEAAQRIARAVAGSGIALSEPVEGKVNLVSTRRGLLKINAGALHAINNIEQVMLASLHTNQVVQANTVVAGTRVIPLVIDEKIIKEVEELSARFAPVVEVKPLASLRVGMVVTGSEVYKGRIEDRFGPVVKEKIENLGSYVFRKINVTDDVKMIVEAIHSLIAERADLVVITGGMSVDPDDLTPAGVVAAGGRIVSYGAPTLPGAMFMVAYMGDIPVLGLPGCVMFAKSTVFDLVLPRIMAGEVIERKEIVALGHGGLCMGCPTCRFPACSFGKA; encoded by the coding sequence ATGCATAAAAAAATTCCTGTGGAAAAGGCTGTTGGGATGGTTCTCTGCCATGATATTACCCAGATTGTGCCTGGAAAGTTCAAGGGCCGGGCATTTAAAAAAGGCCACATCGTGAGGAGGGAGGATATACCGAAACTCCTTCAGCTCGGCAAGGAAAACTTATACGTCCTGGAAAAGAATGAAGGATGCCTGCATGAAGACGAGGCCGCTCAAAGAATAGCCAGGGCGGTGGCCGGCAGCGGCATCGCTTTGAGCGAACCGGTGGAAGGCAAAGTCAATCTGGTTTCCACCCGGCGGGGATTGTTGAAGATCAACGCCGGCGCCCTTCATGCAATCAATAACATCGAGCAGGTAATGCTGGCCTCTCTGCATACCAATCAGGTGGTGCAGGCAAATACGGTGGTTGCCGGCACCAGGGTTATTCCCCTGGTAATCGATGAAAAAATAATTAAAGAGGTGGAAGAATTATCTGCCCGCTTTGCTCCCGTGGTGGAGGTCAAACCGCTGGCCAGCCTGCGGGTGGGGATGGTGGTAACGGGCAGCGAGGTTTACAAGGGGCGCATCGAGGACAGGTTCGGCCCGGTGGTAAAGGAAAAAATCGAAAACCTGGGCAGTTACGTTTTTCGCAAGATTAATGTCACGGACGACGTTAAAATGATTGTTGAGGCCATTCACTCCCTGATAGCGGAGAGGGCAGATCTGGTTGTAATTACAGGCGGTATGTCGGTGGACCCTGATGACCTCACCCCGGCAGGGGTAGTGGCCGCAGGCGGCAGGATCGTATCATACGGCGCTCCCACCCTGCCCGGGGCCATGTTTATGGTGGCATATATGGGGGATATACCGGTGCTGGGCCTGCCCGGCTGCGTGATGTTTGCCAAAAGCACGGTGTTCGATCTGGTTTTGCCCCGCATTATGGCCGGAGAGGTCATCGAGCGCAAGGAAATTGTAGCTTTAGGGCATGGCGGGCTGTGCATGGGGTGCCCGACGTGCCGGTTTCCGGCCTGCTCTTTTGGGAAGGCGTGA
- the GpmB gene encoding fructose-2,6-bisphosphatase, whose protein sequence is MKPRRIYLVRHGEVAGGGSRRFIGQIDLPLSEAGRKQAACLRDALARAELNGIFCSDLDRSVTTALIIGEKHNLKPVPKKELREISLGAWEGLTFEEVRRKYPGEFEKRGACIVHYRPPWGESFARCAARVIPALKEIVSSVEGNILIVGHAGVNRIILCLALGAPLENLFRIKQDYGCLNVLLLDNSGIKIIMLNRTFTPEI, encoded by the coding sequence ATGAAACCGAGACGGATTTACCTGGTGCGGCACGGCGAGGTGGCGGGGGGTGGCAGCCGGCGGTTTATCGGCCAGATCGACCTGCCTTTAAGCGAGGCCGGCAGGAAACAGGCCGCCTGCCTGCGGGATGCCCTGGCCCGGGCGGAACTGAACGGCATTTTCTGCAGCGACCTGGACCGCTCCGTTACAACCGCCCTGATTATTGGTGAAAAACACAACCTTAAACCTGTGCCGAAAAAAGAGTTGCGGGAAATCAGCCTGGGAGCCTGGGAGGGGCTAACCTTTGAAGAGGTTCGCCGGAAATATCCGGGTGAGTTTGAAAAGCGGGGTGCCTGTATAGTTCATTACCGGCCGCCCTGGGGAGAAAGCTTTGCCCGGTGCGCGGCCAGGGTTATACCGGCCCTGAAAGAAATAGTGAGCAGTGTTGAAGGCAACATTCTCATTGTGGGGCACGCAGGAGTCAACAGGATAATCCTGTGCCTGGCCCTTGGCGCACCGTTGGAAAACCTGTTCAGGATCAAACAGGATTACGGGTGCCTGAACGTGCTCTTGCTGGATAATTCGGGAATAAAAATAATTATGTTAAACCGTACATTTACTCCGGAAATTTAA
- the XdhC gene encoding xanthine and CO dehydrogenases maturation factor (XdhC/CoxF family): MKEIYDACARLLAGGEDVVLATIISRSGSVPRTAGTKMLVRRDGSFTGTIGGGLLEARVLEEAREVFRTGRPVIREFHLTGADAASMDMICGGELEVFVDFLSAGLPENIQVFKAIGDLLNSRRRTLLATRLPAQTGSSERPCKCLLVQGEQPVGCRLPAGQQEKLLQCGWVRYPQVVPVDGAVFLVEPVSIPGTVYLFGAGHVSQKVAQLASFVDFCTVILDDREEFANRQRFPWADEIIVLESFENALKDLPVTRDSYLVIVTRGHQHDLTVLAQALQTGAGYIGMIGSCRKRDAVYQALRERGVTGEQLSRVYSPIGLDINAETPEEIAVSIVAEIIKVRGELMGN; encoded by the coding sequence ATGAAAGAAATTTATGATGCGTGCGCCCGGCTGCTGGCCGGGGGGGAAGATGTGGTGCTGGCCACCATTATCAGCCGGAGCGGGTCTGTACCCCGGACTGCCGGCACCAAAATGCTGGTGCGGCGGGACGGTTCCTTTACGGGGACCATTGGAGGCGGCCTGCTCGAGGCCAGGGTACTGGAGGAGGCCCGGGAAGTGTTTCGAACCGGACGGCCGGTAATCAGGGAATTTCACCTTACCGGCGCCGACGCGGCCAGCATGGATATGATCTGCGGGGGAGAGCTGGAAGTTTTTGTTGATTTTCTGTCCGCCGGTTTGCCGGAAAACATTCAGGTCTTTAAGGCCATTGGGGATTTGCTGAATTCCAGGCGGAGGACGCTGCTGGCAACCAGGCTGCCGGCCCAGACCGGCAGCAGCGAACGTCCCTGCAAATGCCTTCTGGTTCAGGGCGAACAGCCGGTCGGCTGCAGGCTGCCGGCCGGTCAGCAGGAAAAACTGCTGCAGTGCGGCTGGGTCAGATATCCTCAGGTGGTGCCTGTGGACGGAGCAGTTTTCCTGGTGGAACCGGTCAGCATCCCCGGCACCGTTTATCTGTTCGGAGCAGGCCATGTTTCGCAAAAAGTGGCCCAACTGGCTTCTTTTGTAGATTTTTGCACGGTAATCCTGGACGACAGGGAGGAATTTGCCAACCGGCAGCGCTTTCCCTGGGCTGACGAAATTATTGTTTTAGAAAGCTTTGAAAACGCACTTAAGGATCTGCCTGTAACAAGGGACAGCTACCTGGTCATCGTAACCAGGGGGCACCAGCATGACCTTACCGTTCTGGCCCAGGCCCTGCAAACCGGGGCAGGCTACATTGGAATGATCGGCAGTTGCAGGAAGCGGGATGCCGTTTACCAGGCCCTGCGCGAAAGGGGAGTTACCGGGGAGCAGTTATCCAGGGTTTACTCTCCCATAGGCCTGGACATTAATGCGGAGACTCCGGAAGAGATTGCCGTCAGCATTGTTGCCGAGATAATTAAAGTGAGAGGGGAGTTGATGGGTAATTAA